The Anabaena sphaerica FACHB-251 nucleotide sequence GGGTCATTGGGCGATCGCTTGAGAGGTCGTAGGTAATCTAAAGAGCGATCGCCAAGCCCGCACAGCATTCAAAGTTTAAGGTGATATCGGGTAGCAGTTAGGGGTGAAGGCTGACGCAGACGTTACTAATATTTATTAAATATAAAACCCCTAGAACTCAGTCTAGAGGCTTGGTATAAAAACTATTATTTTAGTAGTAGAAATTTATTCTAACTAACTACTGTGCTAGTAGATTTTAATGCCATTCTCTTTTTGACTTTCCTCATTAGTCCTAATGCAAATAGAGAGCCTACTGTGGGGATGGTTGCACCACCTGGAATGTCGAAGGGGACTGCGGCTGATGTATATGTAGCACCAGCAAATCCCCCATTATTATATGTACTAGAAGATATACCAACAAGTCCATTCACACCCTCAGAATCGTTCAAAGAAAACTGGAAATTACTCCCAATAATTCTCAAATTGGCATTCACTAAAACACCATTTAAAACTTCAAAACTATTGCTAGTCTCATTTCCTAAAGAAAATGGAGAAAAGGGAGTAGCAGGTAAATTTAAACCCGCAGGGTAGGAGGTGACGATTATGCCAGTAGCAGAGCTAGTAGCGTTATCTATTAATCCATATATTGTACCTTCAACAGTACCATTTACTGAACCCAACCCCGGATCATTTGTGAAGGAGAAATTAAAATCAAGTGCTTGCGCTGGAGATGCACTACTAACCACAACACCCGCCACAGCACCACCAACCACCAATGGCATAATACGAGATAATTTCATGAGTTTTACTCTAAGTTATGCGTTACACTGTCCATCATAAATTACGTAAGTAGGTAGGCGTTGAAATTTATCGTTGTGGCAAGGCAGGAGGGAAGAGGTTTTTAGGCATTTTACATTTTGTTATATAACTTGTTTTTTTCGTGCCGACTTACTTAGTATTTTATTTCCCTTTAAAAATTTATTGAATTGTTAATATAAGTAAACTATAAACTTTTCCCCTAAGAATTACAGGTTTATTGGGCGATCGCATATTAAACGTAATCCCCAAGCCGAGATATGTGTAATTTCCTGCAAAATGCTTTGGAAAACCTTGTTATATCTGCATTCTAGCCTTAGCATACAATTTACCCTTTTTACTAATAACATTTTCTTATGTTCAAAAATTTTAACTTTTTCTTTAATAAAACTTAGTCTTCATTTAATCCAAATAAGTAGTCTTGCTTAGAAAGCATTAATTTGATAATACTTGTATGTAAATATCAGTAAAGGTTGTAAATTACTAAGAATCAACCACATTACTAATTAATAAGCCACTAAATAACTACTGAAATTTACAACTGCATAAATATGTCCAGCAAAGATAGGAGATAAAGTATGTCACAAAAGCTAAATCGTCGTCGGTTTATTCAATCATCGGCGGCAGCAGCAGCAAGCATAGGTATATCCACTATTCGTACTTCAGCTGCTAGTGTTGATAAGTATATTGAAGCAATAGTAATTGGTAGTGGTTTTGGTGGTGCGGTTGCTTCATTACGTCTCGGTCAGGCAGGAATCGAAACAATAGTATTAGAACGGGGAAGACGATGGCAAATTACAGATGCAGGTGATACTTTTTGTACAACAAATAATCCAGATGGTCGCGCTGCTTGGCTTAGTTCTAATACGATTTTACCTCCACCAGTTCCAGCATTTCCCATTGATGTATATACAGGTGTTCTTGATGTTAAAAGAGGCAATGGAATTAATGCCTATTTAGGCGCTGGTGTGGGAGGTGGTTCGCTAATCTATGGTGGTATTACTTATCAACCAACAGAAGAACTATTTTACAGAGTCTTTCCACGTACTATTAACTACTCTGAACTAGACCGGGTTTATTACCCACGAGTACGTTCTATTCTCAAAGCATCCCCTATACCGGATGATATTTTACAAACTGAATACTATTTAGCAAGCCGTATCCTAATGGAACAAGCAGCCAAAGCTGGTCTACAATCAACTAAAATTGATATCGCTTTTGATTGGGATATTATTCGTCAGGAAATTGCTGGTGAAAAGGTTGCTTCCATTATTAATGGTCAGATTTATTATGGTGCAAATAGTGGTGCTAAAAACAGCTTAGAAAGAAACTATTTAAGTATGGCAGAAGCCACTGGCAACGTCGAAATTCGACCTTTACACATAGTCACGACAATTGAGGAATCAGACCGTGGGCGTTACCGGGTTGTCTGCAATCAAATCAATGAACAAGGAGCAGTAGTTGTTCAAAAATCCTTTGTTTGTCGCTATCTGTTTTTAGCTGCTGGATCAATTGGCACTACTGAACTATTGCTTCGTGCTAAAACCAATGGTACTTTGCGCCGACTGAATAATCAGGTAGGAAAGGCTTGGGGGACAAATTCAGACTCAACTGCTTTAATGATTAATGCTGCTCAGACTAATCCATCTTTTGGAAGTCCTGGTGTGATATCAATTGAGCATCTTGATAACCCTATTGCTCCAATCATACTTGAGCCATTTCAGAGCATTCCTTTTGTACCACAAGGTATTCTTCCTGTTCTTGGTCAAGGAATCTCTAAGCCAGATGGCTATTTTAATTACAATGTTTTAACGCAATCAGCGGATTTGTTCTGGCCTGGCGACTCAGCAGATAGACAGAAAAATGCTCAGGCTCTCCAGTACACTTATCAACTTCTCAATCAAGCTAACGGTACAAGTTTAGCTGGTTTACCTGATTACAGTAGCACGGCGCACCCTCTTGGTGGTGCAACTATTGGACAGGTTTGTAATACTCATGGACAAGTCTTTGGTTATCCTAACTTGTTTGTTGTTGATGGTTCTCTTATCCCCGGTTCAACAGCTTGTGCAAATCCCTCACTAACTATTGCTGCTTTGGCAGAAAGAAGTATGGATCACTTTGTTAACCGTATTCCTTCTTAGGGCGATCGCTTTCCCCACCGCAACCATGCACAAATTTTTCCCTGCTTGTATCCCCCAACTCCCCAGGATTCACCATTTAATTAAAACCATCACGTCGCAAGTCCCAAGGTAAAGATCGTCTGCTTTGTCTCAAAATTGACTCATACCCTTCAGGGGATAACCAGGACCCATCCTCTAACTGTACGTAATCTGCGGGTACTTGTTCCGGTGGTGTGGAAGCTGGCAGAGTCCAGGGTCTTTTAGGTTTAATGCCGGGTACAGATTGCATCTGTTCTTGGATTTCCTTTAGTTGTTGGGTGATGGGGTTCAGGGATTTTTCCAGGGCGGCGGTGATCATGGCATTTAGAGATTCATAATTTACATCAAAAGAAGCAGTTTCCGCCATTCTGGTTTTGACAGCAAAGTAGGTTTGAGCCGCAGCAATTTCTGGTTTTCGGGGGTCGCCGTTCATGGCTGTGAGGTAACAGGTATAACGTGATAATTTGAAATTAGATTGCTTAGAACCCCCTCCCTGTGGTCGTTTCACTAGATTGCCAACGTCGGCAATTCTCATAATTAAGTTTCCCATGTAACTATGACATTTCTTTTTACACAGTGTTTTCGGATTAAAGATAAAAAAGCTTCTTGCGTATCTCCATATAAATGAATACGTTTTTGGTGAGATGGATAGTAGTCACCGTAAACAATCACTTGTCCTAAAGCTTCTTT carries:
- a CDS encoding GMC oxidoreductase gives rise to the protein MSQKLNRRRFIQSSAAAAASIGISTIRTSAASVDKYIEAIVIGSGFGGAVASLRLGQAGIETIVLERGRRWQITDAGDTFCTTNNPDGRAAWLSSNTILPPPVPAFPIDVYTGVLDVKRGNGINAYLGAGVGGGSLIYGGITYQPTEELFYRVFPRTINYSELDRVYYPRVRSILKASPIPDDILQTEYYLASRILMEQAAKAGLQSTKIDIAFDWDIIRQEIAGEKVASIINGQIYYGANSGAKNSLERNYLSMAEATGNVEIRPLHIVTTIEESDRGRYRVVCNQINEQGAVVVQKSFVCRYLFLAAGSIGTTELLLRAKTNGTLRRLNNQVGKAWGTNSDSTALMINAAQTNPSFGSPGVISIEHLDNPIAPIILEPFQSIPFVPQGILPVLGQGISKPDGYFNYNVLTQSADLFWPGDSADRQKNAQALQYTYQLLNQANGTSLAGLPDYSSTAHPLGGATIGQVCNTHGQVFGYPNLFVVDGSLIPGSTACANPSLTIAALAERSMDHFVNRIPS